In Gemmatimonadota bacterium, the sequence GCTGGGAGCGCTGGCCGGGTGCGGCGGTGCGGAAGCGCCCGCCCGGGCGGCGTCCGGGCCACCCATCGACCCGGCCCAGGCGGAGGCCGAGCTGCTGGGGCGCGACCTGGCCGACATCGTGGATCGCGTCATGGCCTACCGCAGTGCGCACCAGAACCGGCTGCCCTCGTCGTTGCGACAGGCAGGGATCGACAGCCTGGCGCCCCAGTTTGTCCGCCGGCTGGGCCGCCAGGGCGGCGAGCCGCGGGTGACGGTGGTGTTCCGGCGCACCGAAGGACGGATGCTGACGAGCTGCACCGGGACCAGCGCCGTGCTCGAGGACGCCAGCCTGCGGGGCGGCGCCTTCGAGGTCAGCTGCACCCTTGCCGCCGGTGGAACGCAGCCCTTCACGGTGCCGCCGCTCCCGCCCCCGCCCAAGCCCGAGTAGGTCATGAGCCTCGTCGCCGGCCTGGTCCTCGCGGCCCGGGCCCTGGTCTTCACCTCCTTCCTGGTGGCGGCGCTCGTGGCCGGCACGCACTGGGCCGTGAAGCATGGCCACCTGTCTCCCTTCGGCGCCCTGCCGCGGTTCACGCGGCGCCTGGGGCAGCCCTTCCTCCGCCCCTTCGAGCGCCGCCTCTACCGGGGTGGCGGAAATCCGGTCAACGCGCCGTATGCGTTCTTCTGGGTAGCCCTGCTGGGTGGACTGGCCCTGCTGGCGCTGGTGGAGTGGTTGATCGGCACCATCCTCTCGCTCGCGGTCTCCGCGTCGGCCGGGCCTGGCGGGCTGGTGCGCTTCGCGGTGGACGGGCTCTTCTCGG encodes:
- a CDS encoding YggT family protein produces the protein MSLVAGLVLAARALVFTSFLVAALVAGTHWAVKHGHLSPFGALPRFTRRLGQPFLRPFERRLYRGGGNPVNAPYAFFWVALLGGLALLALVEWLIGTILSLAVSASAGPGGLVRFAVDGLFSVLMLSIFVRVVASWFAVSPYAKPMRVVHLLTDWLIEPLRKVIPPFGMIDLTPIVAYFMLWLARGLVMSWLWRVG